The sequence below is a genomic window from Pleurocapsa minor HA4230-MV1.
AAATCGCGATCGAGGTTCGTATGAATATATTCGATCGCCTCCTGCAACTGAACGCGAGTTAAGCTTCTATTTTGGGATGTAATGGTGCGCGTAAAGGTGGAATAGTGGCGCAGCAGATGAATGACTAAAACTTGAGTTAAGGATTCGACATATAATCGTCCCATCATGCCACCTGACTGCAACTCGGCTAAAAGCAGCATTGCCATTTTATTAAGCTGTAAATCTTGCTGACCGAAACATCTCACGAGGTCGATCCGCTTTGTATCGATTTCGGAGGCTTCAGCGACTTGTTCGATTAACTCTGGTTTCAAACAAATGTGCAGTGGAGAGCAAATATCACCTTTGCGCCGATAATAGTAGCTCGGTTGTCCAGCAGGAACAAAGAGGGTGTCTCCCCTGTAAACGATCGATCTATGCAGGCGATCGTCACGTTTCTGAATCAAACGAGTGGGTTGTCCCAGGTGTAAGTTAAGCCAATGATCCGACAGGGCGGGAAGTTCCATTTCAAAGGATGAAGAAGAACTTTGACACTGCTCGACCAAAATGCCATTCCAGTCCATTTGCCGACTGGATAACATCAGCGTTTTATTCAGCCGTTGGCTGAGTTCAAGCGAGTTGAGCGGGTTGCTTGTCATAGAGCCTGTTTTCACCGATTGTTTGCAGTTGCTAACTAAACACCTTTCAGCTTTTTTTAGCCTAATTCTGGCGCAGCAAAAGTGTTCGTCAGTCAGGAATCCAACGTGATAACCAAAACATTTAATCACGATCTTACGATCGATGCTTCTGCCATTGGAGAGATTTTGCTAACCCAGCAAGCGAGCAATTGATCAGATTCTTATGGAGTTAAACGAAATCTTCCGCAATCAGGGAGTGATTTAAGCCACTGGCGACAGTACTACCCTGAAAAACAGCGACGGCGAGCGCCTGCATTGGTGAAGTGATGTCACCTGCCGCATAAACGCCTTTAACGCTGGTTTCGTTAAAAACATTGGTAGTCTTGATTAGATTGAATTCATTCAACTCACAGCCTAATTTTTCAGCTAAGTCTGAGCGAAGCTTTTGCTTCGGTCGTATCAGCATTCCGTGACACGTAATTTTTTCGTTTGTTTCAAAAACAATGGTTTCCAGTCGTCCGTCATTGCCTTCAAGCTGGACGATTTTCTCTTCACGCACAATGATTTGATGGTTTTCCAGCAGTTTTCTTTGCTCAAGGGTCAGATCGGCTTCGCCGTTGGTGCAGAGAACTAAATCAGCACTCCAGTTTTTCAGCAGTGCTGCCATTTCCATGCCAGTTTCGCCGTTCCCGACAACAGCAAGCGGTTCGTCGCGCACTTCCCAGCCATGGCAATAGGGACAATGAAACACACTTTTGCCCCAAAATTTACCAAAGTTTTCAATATCTGGAAATTCATCAATCACCCCGAAAGCCAGCAAAATTTTGCGCGATTGTTTCATCGTACCATCCTCAAACACCACGTCAAATTGGTCGCCGAATGGTTTAATTTCCTTGACGCCGATCGCTTGAAATTCGACGCTTTTGTAGGGTTTGAGTTGGTCGCGCCCGATGCTCAAAAGTTCGTGCGGGCTGATGCCGTCGCGAGTGAAAAAACTGTGCGACTCGTCGGCGTAAACGTTGCGTGGCTTGCCTTTGTCACAGACTAACACTCGCCGGCGACCTCTGCCCAAAAGGAGTGCCGCGCTGAGTCCGGCAGAGCCACCACCGACAATTACACAATCGTAAATCTCTTTGTTTTGGTTCATCATCTTTTTCCTATCTTCTACACTGATTCAGTGATACCGTATACTGTTCAACTCTCTGTTTTCTTGCTGACTGATTGCAGTTAAACGCTAGTTTCAGTCTGCAAGTAGGTTGCTATGTAGGCTATACCAAATTTTCTCCACGTAACTGCTGCAACATAGTCAGTGAATCACCTATCGTCCGATGTTCGACAATCTTGCCATCTGCTAGTCGATCGACCTGTACGATTGAAAATTTTACCTGCTTGCCCGTCGGCGGAATCCCAAGAAACTCTCTGCGATGGGTACCCGTAAATGTTCCATGACTGACAACTTTATAGTCTTCAGCAATGACATCTTCAATTGTGTAGTAAACATCTGGGAATGTAGAGCGCGCCATCTGTAAGTGTTCGACAAAGTTATCACCGCCCCGAATGACTGCTCCTGACATTAACTGAGCAACCATATTCGGAGCAAGCAACTTCTTGGCTTGCTCGAAATTTTCTTGGTTAACAGCTTTGTAGAATTGAAGGACAATGGCTTTGTTTTGTTCTAATAACATTGAAATCTCCTTTGTTGTCTGCAATGGATTTACTCCGTTTTTGGAGTAGTGAAGGGCAAAGTTCCAGGCGGGCCTAAAATCTCGTCGCCGATCTCGGCAGAAATCCGATCAAACAGCGACATATCGGGTGTTTCTTTCTTCTCCTGCGTCCCTACTGCTGCAATCAGCCGAGCAAAGGCACTGGGCGCAGCAATCATCAACCCACGCGCTGGATAATCGCCGCTCGCGCCAACGACATGAGGTATACCAACTGGAATCAGAAAGTTTTCACCCGTGCTTAGTACGAACTTGTTCTCACCTGCCCAAACCGTCAACTCTCCTTCGATCGCGTATATATGTTCCCAATAGCGGGTGTGGCGATGGAGAGGTGTTTGCGAACCAGGTGGAAAGTAACCTTCGATTAAATCGTAATGTCCGACCGTCGTGGTGCGATCGGCAAGGATAGTGAAGCAAGAACCAAAAAGCCAGAAAGATTCCATCATGAAATTGCTCCTGTCGAGTTAATGTGTAATCGCTGTGACCGATCTAATATTTCCGCTTTATACTGTTACCGCTTACTACTTACTACTTACTACTTACTACTTACTACCTAATCTCAACCCATCAATTCAAACTTGACGATCTACTAGTCGCGTCCTGCTGCGATAATTTTTTCGGCTAAACCGCCAGGATTAGAAAACATCACCTCATGACTCCCTGGCATTTGTACGAACCGAAATAATCCTAAGCGATTGGACATTCTCGGATGCCAACCCCACTCGCCTTGAGGGAGTGCAATATCTTCACTACAGTAGAGGTAACTCTTGGGGATGGGTAGCGAGTAAAATTGTTGTAAGTCCAACTTGTCAATGAACGGTTGATAGGGTTGAGACGATAATTGTGCATAACTGGATTTAGCTAGTTCGAGATCGGCATCATTGATAAATGCTTCGCGCCAAACATCGAAAGGCATCATCATCGTGTTATCGTCCGATTCTTTCGCTAGTTGCTCCATTAACTGTTGGAGATGTGGTGGTAGGTTATCTCTAAGGCTCTCTCCATGATTCAAGATAAAGGCATCCAAGAAGATCAGCCGTTTAAGGCGATCGCCAATTTCTTCGGCAACTTTAGCAATAATCGTCCCGCCGAAACTATGTCCTAGTAGGACGATATCAGTTAAGTCTTTGCTAACAATATAATCTACTATCGATTGCGTACATTGGGCGTGGTTGACATTTTTATTCACACCTTTACCGTTTCCAGCAATTGTAGGAGCAAAAGCTTGATGCCCTTGAGCTTCTAGATGTTGGATGACCCCTTTCCAAGCAGAACCATCATGCCATGCGCCATGAACTAAAACAAAAGTTGACATTGAATAACTCCTATTATTTAGTTGCGATCAATGAGTGCGTTTAAGGGCAATTTCGGATCGAGTGCCTTACGCGCGCTGTCAACGCCTACAACGGGAAGTGTAGTAGGATCGAGCGATGATTTGTCAGATTCTTAGGTTTTTTTTAGTCCCTACTCCTCTGAAACTCTAATGATCAGCTTGCCCTGATTCGTGCCGTCAAAGAGCTTGTTAATTGTGTGGGGAGCGTTCTCCAGACCATCAATTACATCGACACGATATTTAATCTTGCCTTGAGCGTACCATTGACTTAAATCTGCTAGAGCTTCCTGGGCGCGGTCCAAATAGTCAAGGACAATAAATCCTTCGAGCTTCGCACGCTTAATCAGGATGTTAACAAAATTGTATGGCCCAGGCACTGGCTCGGTAGCATTGTACTGCGAGATGAGACCACAAAGGACAATTCGCGCTCGGAGGTTGATGAGGCTTAAGACAGCATCGAGGATTTCACCACCTACATTCTCGAAGTAAACATCGATTCCGTCTGGGCAATGCTGCTGCAAGCTTTCGAGGACAGACTCAGTTTTGTAGTTAATAGCGGCATCGAAGCCAAGCTCTTCTTTAAGCCAACGGCATTTTTCTTCGCTACCCGCAATCCCAACAACACGACATCCCTTGATTTTGCCGATTTGCCCCACCAGAGAGCCAACGGCTCCAGCAGCCCCAGAAACTACAAGCGTCTCACCAACCTTGGGCTTTCCTATATCCAAAAGACCGAAGTATGCCGTCATACCAATGAATCCAAAAAGTCCCAAGTATGCTGTTAGTGGGATAGACGGGTCTTTTGGGAACTCAGATAAGTTAGTACCGTCGGTGACTGCATAGTCCTGCCACCCCAGAAACCCCTGAACGAATGTTCCCTCTGGGAAGTTAACATTGCGAGATTGCTCGATCTTACCGATGCCGATACCCCGCATCACCTCACCAATGGCTACAGGTGGGAGGTAATTTTCTCCCTCGTTGAGCCATCCTCGGTTGGTTGGATCGAGGGATAGATAAATGTTGCGGACGAGGATCTGTCCTTCTTCTAGAGTGGGTATAGGTTCTTGCCTCCATTCAAAATTAGATTCGGCGACCGAATCTACGGGTCGCGTAGCCAGACACCACTGTCGATTTATTTTTGTTGTCATTTAAACTTCCTCCTGCATTTTTAGGCAAACTCGATTTCAGATTCTTATGGTTAAGGGCGCAACTGTTTTGGGGTCATTCCCGTAAATCGCTTAAACTGTTGCGTCAGAAGACTTTGACTGGAGAAGCCGACTTGTAAAGCAATGTCCGCGATCGCTAAATCCGTTTTCGATAACATCAATTTTGCTTGTTCCACTCGCTGACCAATCACATACTGATGTGGTGGAATTCCCATTGCCTGTTTGAATAAACTGGCAAAGTAAGTGGGACTGACATTAATAACGCTGGCTAGTTCGACCAATGATAAATCTCGATCGAGGTTCGTGTGAATATAATCGATCGCTTGTCGCAACTGAGTACGAGTTAAGCTTCTCTTGGAAGATGTGATGATGTGTGCCGACTCAGCATAATGTCGCAACAGATGAACCACTAACACTTGGGTCAGCGATTCAATATACAATTGCCCCATTATGCCACCCGATCTCACCTCAGCTAAAAGCAGCATGGCAATATGCTGAAGATTTAAATCTTGTTGACCCAGATGGTTCATAAGATTGAGCCGCGCTGGATCAATTTCAGACGCTTCAGCAACTTGTCTGACAAGGTTTGGCTGTAGGTGAATATTGATGTCCGTTGTGAACTTACTTCCTAGACAACGCCAGTGGATTGGCTGTCCAGCCGGAACCAAGAGACTATCCCCCTTACGGAAGATTGATTCATGCCAGCGAGCGTCAGATTTCTGGCTTAGAGACATGGGATGCCCCACTGGTATGATTAGCCAATGATCGGATAAGGCAGGAAGTTCAAGTTCACTTGGATTGGAAGAATATTGAGACTGTTCAACCAAAATCCCGTTCCAACCCATCTGCCGACTGGATAACACTAGAGATGCACTCAAGTGTTGGTTGAGTTCGATCGAGCTAGTCAGGGAGCTAGTCAGGGAGCTAGTCATGGGGTTTGTCTTCATCTAATAGTTCGCAGGTTAGCTTGAAGAATGAATACTTCTATTCTGATTTTTTCAGACTGATTCTATTGCATAAGTTCATCGTAGACTCGATCGACTTTGGCGTGAATATACAAAACTTGCAGATGATTGCCTAATCCTCTCAAACAAGGCGTTAATTCAGGAAAAGATTTTTTACTTTCATGAACTAAGACAAAAGTTGATATTGGATAACTCCTACATTTAGTCGCGTGAAGCGAAGCTATCCCGTAGGGAATCGCTAAGTGCGATCAATTAGTGCGTTTGAAGGCAAGTTTGGATCGAGTGCTTTTCGCGCGCTGTTAACGCCCACAACAGGCAATGTACTAGAATCGAGTAAGCCAAGTTGAACCAAGACACTCGCCTGATCCCAGTAGATGTGTTCGTGGGCTAGCTTGTCGTCACGGAACTGAACGATCGCTACCACTGCCACTTCAATCCGTTTTCCTGTCGGCGCAATACCAGGTAGCATCCAATCTATTTGAACGGGATGAGTGAATTTAAGCACCATTTCATCGACGAGGCGATCGTTTCCAATCGTGCGCGAGATCGGAGTTAGCTCGGTGTCTGGTGCCATCTGTGGAATGAAGTATTGAGAATAAAACTCGCGTAGTGCTGGTTTTCCTACTCCCCCAGTCATTACTGGAATGTTGTTAACGTAAGCATCCTCAACCATCGTGACGAGGGTATCTTCAGTGTTGTGAGTGTCAAACTCGTACCGCAAATGCTCTTCCCAGAGTTCTTGTAAAAACTCCTGGGCTGGTGTCAAGTTAGTAGTTGTCTTTTTATTTGCTTGTTCGTCTACAGTTTGTTTGTTGACCATGTTAGATTCTCCTTTTTATCTATCTTTAGTGTATTGAGTTCCAATGCTTGACTTCTTTCAGATTCTTACGATGATTTGTCAGATTCTTATCTAAATATTTCCTCTTTATACTGTTGCCGATTTGAGCGATCGCAGGTCACTGATTATTCCTGCTGAAGAAAGTCCAGTAACACGGGATTGACCCGATCTGCATGAGTCCAGTTGATGACGTGTGGTTCGCCAGAGATGACAACAAGTTGACTGTTTTTAATTAGCTTCGGGAGTCTTGCTGCGGTGGACTCAAAAGAAAAAACTCTTGAACTTTTTCCCAGTCTCCAAGTCACTCATTCTCTCAGTTCAGTCATAACAAGCAAATTAGAGGTAGCAATTTCAATCGAGGAGCGGTCTATTGAAAATGGTGCAAGATATGAGTTAAATTAACTCGCTCGCGTTTACATTTGGATCGAGGTCGCCACCCGTGTTGTACCCATAATCAAACACGCCTGGAGAGTAAACATCTGCTGGGTCGCCATTTGCCCCACTCGTCGTCCCGTATTCTAAACTCAACTTTAATACCTCTCCTTCTCCAGCCAAAAAGCCTTTATTAGAAATGTAAATATCGCCATCAGAACCGATTTCTAAACCCGTTGGATTAATTAGCTCGTCATCTGCGATTGTAGTGCGAGTTTTACCATCTGGAGACATATAGATCAGCGCACCTTCGTCGCTTCCATTCGAGATCCCGTCTGCGTCATATTCTAAGACATATAGACCACCAGACTCATCAAAAGCTAGATCGGCGATATTTGTAAACCCTTCTGCATAAACCTCTGGCTGACCTTCGGCATTAAGCCGATAAACTTCTGCTGTTTCTGCTTGAAAAGGAGCCCCAGTCAACTCACCGACATAAAAAGCACCATCAGGGCCGACTGCGATCGAGGTAGGAACGGGCTGCCGTACTATTTCTTCACCCGTAAGCGGATCGGTTGTGGTAGTAGTGGGAAAGACGGTTTCTAAAGTTGGCTCGCCACCAAAGGCTCTTTGACTGAGCAGATCGTTGCCACCTGCATCAATGACATAGGCTGTATTATCTTCAATCAGCAAGTCATAGAGGTTGGTAATCACATCTTGCCCATCGGGATTGTTGTTTTGTTCGTAAACGCCAAAATCGGTCAATCTTGTCCAAGAAGCACCGCCGTCAAAATTATCGATCGCAATTAAATGGCTAAAATCAGTCACTTGTAAAAGGCTGTCTCGATTGGCTGGATTGCTGGCAAGCCCAACAATTCCATAAGCATTTCCATCGGCATCAAACTCAAGATCGTTAATACCTGAAGCATCGGAGCCATCGGGTAATGCCAGCGATGGTAGTCCAGTTACAACTCGTTCCACATCTCCGTTTTGAATGCGGGTAATTGCACCTGTTGCGCCATAGGACAAAAACGCCCCTGGTTGACTTGGAGACGGAACACTAGCTCCTGTTCCCCCTCGTCCTGCTTCGGTAACATAAAGTGATCCATCAGAATCAAAGCTCAGCTTGCGTGGGCCATCCAGATTAGATGCCAGCACCTCAATTTGCGATATTTGTGGTGTTTTTACGGTTTCAGACATGATTTTCTTACTTTGAATTTACAACGATTTATCTTCGGTAGCGGACTTGAAAAATCGCCAGAATTTCGTTCTACCTACCTAAAATTTAATTAGTTTCAATACTCGATTTCTTTCAGATTCTTATGGTGATTTATCAGATTCTTATGAAGTTAGCGACCCTGTTTCGGTGTTACTCCAGTCAATCGCTTAAACTGTTGCGTCAAGTGGCTTTGATTGGAGAAAATCACTTATAGTGTAATACTAGCGATCGGCAAGAATGGTGAGGCAAGAACCAAAAAGCCAGAAAAATTCCATCATGACATTACTCCTATCGAATTAATGCGTAATCGCTGAGAGGCGTTGCTGATTTAAAGTCTGAAACCGATAAGTAAACTGTTCGTCCTAAAGGATACCGCTACGCATATAGCTATAAGCTATAAGCTTTAGGCATCTATTCCTGCATCGATATCTTGAATAAATTGGCTCAGACCCTCAAAATAAACCTGCTGATCGTCGTAAATTGCCAAGTGACTGCCCTGTGGACAAAAGAGATAGCGTCCCTGACTAACCGTTTTTGCCATCCATTCCAGATGTGCAGGGTTCATCGTGTCGTATCGGCTGCCGATCGCCAGCATCGGTACAGCGATCTTGGCTAAGTCGGCAGTCCGATCCCAGTTTAAGAGCTTTCCCTTGACACCCAGTTCAGCGGTACATAGATGTCTTGATTAAGGTGTTTGAAGGTGCGGTTTAAAGGCTCTGGCCACTGTTCGGGTGGCATTCGTAGCACATGATGAACATAGTGGTGTGGAATCAAGAGTTCCATGTAGCGCGGATTGTTATAGTCTGCTTGCGCTTCTATCTGCTCGATTTCAGCTAAAATCTCTGGAGCGATCGCTGGCATTAGCACCTGCTTGGCGTACTCGTTGTAAGCGGGGATACTGGTCATCATGTTGGAGATGATTAGTCCTTTCAGGTGTTGTTGATATTTCAGGGCATACTCGATCGCCAGAATTCCACCCCAGGAATGTCCATAGAGATAGAAATTGTCTCGATCCAATCCCAGATGTTGGCGTACCTGTTCGACTTCTTCTACAAAGCGGGGCAGTTCCCAGAGATCTGGCTCATCGGGGCGATCGCTGTAGTAAGAACCCAACTGATCGTAGTAGTAGTATTCAAAACCAGCCTGGGGAAAGTAGCTGTCAAACGCCTCCAGATACTCGTGGGTCAATCCAGGGCCACCGTGTAGGAGCAGCACTTTGATGGTCGGGTGATTACCTACCCGTTTCGTCCAGACTCGGAATGTCCCTTTTGGCGTCTCGATAGGAATCATCTGCACGCCACCACTGAGAAGATCGTGGCGATTCACCTCAGAAAACTCGCGAAGCAAACCGCGTTCATCTAAATCGGTGTTCATATTTTATGTCTCGGTTAGTAGAAAGTTGCTAATTGATTGTTGAGTGATGCAACTAACCCAGTGGTGTCACTCCGAAGCCAGGGTATTGTGGCAGCAGTTCCGCCGTTTCTTCTGGAGTCAGCATCTTGACTCCGTACTTGGCAGCCAGCGCGACCGCCTCTTCAGGATCAGACTCTGCATAAGTCGCTATATGTGCAGGGATTTCCATACTGGTTGCTGGACTCGACATCGCTTCAAAGTATCCGTCCAGACCTCCTGGTTGTACCCAAGCTAGGAAATGGAGGGGCGATAGGAAGTAGAATGCGTGCGCCTGCATTCGGGGAAGGAAGACCATTTCGCCCGCCCGCGCTATTTTCACCTGACCCATACAGTACACCTCTAGCTCACCTTCTAGAATGTAAAACACCTCATCCTGGTCATAATGGAGATGGGGCGGTGGCTCTGCTCCTGGTACCGTCCGAATCTCCAGAAGTAAGGAACGGTTTTCGGTCTCGGCGGAGGTTGCGAGAAAAGTCATCAGACCACCCATATAAGATCGGGTAGTTTCTATGACTGCGCTACGAACGAAAAAATCTGCTACTTGGTTCATGATTTTACCTCTAATTATTGATGTGAAATATTAATGTGACTGTCGCGATGGCATACCCGCCTACAGTAGGCGATCGCGATCGCTTTTGTAGCAACTTCAATCTTTGTGGTGCAAGTCTTTTACAGTTGTACGTTATCTATATTTGCTGGGTTGGCATCTCGTCGTTAGCCATCCAGCAAACGCCCGCTATCGACCGCTTCCACAAAGAATCCCTGATGCTGGGCTGCCACCGTTTCAAAGCGTTGTACCGCTTCAGGACTCAACGGGCTAATCTCGTCCTCAGGTCTCACCAGGACTCCGACCTCGTTGAAAATGGCTTCATGGTAGTAGGTTGATGTGGAAAGGAATCTCGCTGGTCGATCCGAACGATTGGTGCAGCCGTGCGGTGCATTTATCGGCACATGCACACTCTCACCTTCATCACACCTGAGCCACTCCTTCTGGCTATCGCTGCCAATCCGTTCAAAATCCAGAGTTCCGTCGAGGACATAGAAATACTCTGGATATGGGTGGGTGTGTAGAGGAATACCTTGACCCGGAACCAGTTCCGCCTCGTAGACGCTGAAAGCATAACCCGTATCTTTGGCTTTGATCTTCCAGTTCATCCGCAGACCAAGGACATCCATCAACTCCCCCTCATCTCGATAAATCTTCCGCAGATTGTGATCCGCTAGTGCGACAGAGTAGTTAACTTTCATAATCAGTCTCCTTTTACAGTTCTGTAATTAGCATTTCTCAAACAACATAAAGCATTGACTCATCAGCAATGAGAATTTTCAGTTAAGTCTTCTTCAATTTGTTCTAACTGAAGTGTAGTAAAGACCAGCGCTTGATTGCTTTCAGATTCTTACAATGATTTATCAGATTCTTATGGTGCTTCTTTCAGTGATAGTGAACCTGTTTCAATGCCGTTCCAGTCAATCCCTTAGAAATTACCTATTCAAAGCTTTATTAGATTCTTATCAGGTTAGCGAACTCAAACAGCGGTGATTTCAATAACGATTTGCCTCAATCTTGCTAGGCTCCTGGCTTGAGGTTAAGCGATCGCGCTCATTCAGAAGTTCTTGCAGGTAACGACCATAGCTATTTTTAGCCAGAGGTTGAGCTAATTACAACAATTCAGATGAGTCAACATATCCCAAGCCATAGGCAATCTCTCCCAATAAGCACTTCCCTTAACCCGATTCTTCAAACGGTTGATCGCTCAGGAACACACGCTTCGATCAGTTTCAGCACCTCTATATCTGTGTTGTGGCTGGCGAACTCCCGTGCCAGTTCCTTTGCCCGCTGGCGATACACTGGGTTGTCGAGCACCTCTCTCGCCGCTGCACGTAGGCTCTCTGCCGTGGGCTGATTGGTTTTCAAGTCGATGCCAACACCCGTCCACTGTACATGCGCCGATACTTCCTCCTTGTCTTCTGTCATTCCTGCCGAAACGATCAGAATCCCCTGTGCCAATGCCAAATTCACCGTGCCATATCCGCCGTTCGTGATCAGCAGATCCACACTCGGTAGAATCAACTCATAGGGCAGAAACGATGCCACATGCGCATTTGCTGGAATCTCGATCAAAAGTGACTCACTCGGTTGTTCTCCTGTAGTTGCTACAACAGTGACATCTTCTTCAGCAAGAGCAGTCAACGTCGGACTGATGAGTTGACGGAGATCCCGGTTAGCGACTATTCCCTGAGTGACAAGCACCAGGCGCTTTGTCCGATCGAGTTCATGCCACCAGGTTGGCAGTTCATGCTGTTTTGGAGGCACAGGTAACAGACCAACATGATGCACTCGCGAAGATAAATCTTCTGAATACTGGAAACTCTCGATTCCTGTTTGCAGAAAAAGATCGGGCAGAACAGTCATGCTCTCTAGAGGGGAACACGGTAGCGGAGGGCAACCCAACTCGGCGAGTGCCTTGTCCATCGCAGCCTTGCTTGGCTGATGAAACACCTCCTCTCGTCTCTCATGTTTTGCCAACTGCTCTTGCTTCGTCATACCCGGTCGGGGTGCGCTGTTCTTAGCGGTAAACGGATTCAGCAGCGTCACGCCTAGATGGACGATCGCCGGACGTTCCTCGCGTTTCCCAAGCAGCAGCGGCAGCGTCCCAAAGAATGCTGCGTCTGCCAAAATCACATCCGCCGGAAAATCTTGCAGTGCTTGCCTCAGTCCTGCTGCTTGACTGCCGATCTGTTTCCCAAAGTAATATTCGAGATCGAAGGCTTGTATCTCCATGCTCGGATTCTTCGTTTGCCTTTTTGGAAGCTCCATGTGAGCCATTAGATCGGCAAAGCTATTGGTTTCTGGAAGCTCCGGAATAAATGGTACCCCTGCCGCCTCCACCATCGACTTCAACTCAGGTGCCGTCTGTAGGACGACCTCGTGATTGTGTTTGATCAGAATGTTGGCGACTGTTAGCAGTGGATTCAAATGGCTCGGAGCAGTCGTTGATGCAATTAATATCTTCATTGGAAATCCTTCAGTGTTACTAATCGACAATCAGAAATTAACTTGCTGTATATCCACCGTCGATCAATAAGGGTTGTCCAGTGATGTAGCTTGCAGCATCAGAGCAGAGAAACACAACGGCTTGAGCAATCTCTTTTGGCTGACCGATGCGATGCATTGGAACCATAGCTGCAAAACCATCAGCCGTAGTACCCCACTTGCTAATGACGCGATCGATCATTTCAGTTTCAATAACACCAGGGTTAACTGCATTAATCCGAATGCCCTGCTTGGCATAGTCCAGTGCTGCCGATCGCGTGAGTCCCATGACGGCGTGTTTACTCGCGTTGTAAAGAGAGCTTCTTGGAAACGCAATCACCCCCGCAGTCGAGGAGGTATTGACGATCGCTCCAGATCCTTGAGACAACATCTGCTGAATTTCATATTTCATGCACAGGAACAATCCCCGGACATTGATCGCCATGAGTTGCTCAAAATCTTCAATAGATTGTTCATGCAAAGGTTTAACGAATCCTTCATCGCCTGCATTGTTGAAGGCGCAATCGAATCGCCCGTAGGTTTCAACAGTCTTTTGCACTAACGCTTTGATATCTTCCTCATTTGAAGCATCGGAATGGACATATAAACATTCAGCGCCTGTTTCACGAATCAGTTTGGCAGTTTTCTCACCTTCTGCATCACGTCTACCTGAGAACACGACTTTTGCTCCAGCAGCACCGAACGCGATCGCGGTTGCTCGACCAATGCCCGAAGTTCCTCCAGTGACTAAAGCTACCTTATCTTCTAGCATCATGATAGTTACCTCTTGTTGTGAATGGTTGTATCGCTTTTGATCGTCATTTCCTGAACTCGATTTACATTCCCTAATTCTGCACTATCGATAAATTGCCTATGAACGAAACACTAGCACTGCAATTCGTCAACTCAGACAAGCTTTAAGTTAGCCGAACTGTGAAGATAATTGCAGCGTAAAGTTTATAATGCTCTAATGTGTATCAGTTTGCGGCTGGCGCTTCATTCCCCAAAATTCATAACCAGCAAATGTTTCTTGGTGAGCAATCTCAAAGCCATGTCGCTGATAGAACCGCACATTAGCAGTGCTAGAACCTTCTAAATAACAAGGTATATTTGACCGATCGGCTGCTTGCAACACAGGTTGAAGTAACTTGCCGCCAATTCCTTGACCTTGGCATTCGGG
It includes:
- a CDS encoding ScyD/ScyE family protein translates to MSETVKTPQISQIEVLASNLDGPRKLSFDSDGSLYVTEAGRGGTGASVPSPSQPGAFLSYGATGAITRIQNGDVERVVTGLPSLALPDGSDASGINDLEFDADGNAYGIVGLASNPANRDSLLQVTDFSHLIAIDNFDGGASWTRLTDFGVYEQNNNPDGQDVITNLYDLLIEDNTAYVIDAGGNDLLSQRAFGGEPTLETVFPTTTTTDPLTGEEIVRQPVPTSIAVGPDGAFYVGELTGAPFQAETAEVYRLNAEGQPEVYAEGFTNIADLAFDESGGLYVLEYDADGISNGSDEGALIYMSPDGKTRTTIADDELINPTGLEIGSDGDIYISNKGFLAGEGEVLKLSLEYGTTSGANGDPADVYSPGVFDYGYNTGGDLDPNVNASELI
- a CDS encoding proline iminopeptidase-family hydrolase; this translates as MLREFSEVNRHDLLSGGVQMIPIETPKGTFRVWTKRVGNHPTIKVLLLHGGPGLTHEYLEAFDSYFPQAGFEYYYYDQLGSYYSDRPDEPDLWELPRFVEEVEQVRQHLGLDRDNFYLYGHSWGGILAIEYALKYQQHLKGLIISNMMTSIPAYNEYAKQVLMPAIAPEILAEIEQIEAQADYNNPRYMELLIPHHYVHHVLRMPPEQWPEPLNRTFKHLNQDIYVPLNWVSRESS
- a CDS encoding cupin domain-containing protein; protein product: MNQVADFFVRSAVIETTRSYMGGLMTFLATSAETENRSLLLEIRTVPGAEPPPHLHYDQDEVFYILEGELEVYCMGQVKIARAGEMVFLPRMQAHAFYFLSPLHFLAWVQPGGLDGYFEAMSSPATSMEIPAHIATYAESDPEEAVALAAKYGVKMLTPEETAELLPQYPGFGVTPLG
- a CDS encoding cupin domain-containing protein; the protein is MKVNYSVALADHNLRKIYRDEGELMDVLGLRMNWKIKAKDTGYAFSVYEAELVPGQGIPLHTHPYPEYFYVLDGTLDFERIGSDSQKEWLRCDEGESVHVPINAPHGCTNRSDRPARFLSTSTYYHEAIFNEVGVLVRPEDEISPLSPEAVQRFETVAAQHQGFFVEAVDSGRLLDG
- a CDS encoding glycosyltransferase, which produces MKILIASTTAPSHLNPLLTVANILIKHNHEVVLQTAPELKSMVEAAGVPFIPELPETNSFADLMAHMELPKRQTKNPSMEIQAFDLEYYFGKQIGSQAAGLRQALQDFPADVILADAAFFGTLPLLLGKREERPAIVHLGVTLLNPFTAKNSAPRPGMTKQEQLAKHERREEVFHQPSKAAMDKALAELGCPPLPCSPLESMTVLPDLFLQTGIESFQYSEDLSSRVHHVGLLPVPPKQHELPTWWHELDRTKRLVLVTQGIVANRDLRQLISPTLTALAEEDVTVVATTGEQPSESLLIEIPANAHVASFLPYELILPSVDLLITNGGYGTVNLALAQGILIVSAGMTEDKEEVSAHVQWTGVGIDLKTNQPTAESLRAAAREVLDNPVYRQRAKELAREFASHNTDIEVLKLIEACVPERSTV
- a CDS encoding SDR family oxidoreductase, with protein sequence MMMLEDKVALVTGGTSGIGRATAIAFGAAGAKVVFSGRRDAEGEKTAKLIRETGAECLYVHSDASNEEDIKALVQKTVETYGRFDCAFNNAGDEGFVKPLHEQSIEDFEQLMAINVRGLFLCMKYEIQQMLSQGSGAIVNTSSTAGVIAFPRSSLYNASKHAVMGLTRSAALDYAKQGIRINAVNPGVIETEMIDRVISKWGTTADGFAAMVPMHRIGQPKEIAQAVVFLCSDAASYITGQPLLIDGGYTAS